A stretch of the Candidatus Bandiella numerosa genome encodes the following:
- the queA gene encoding tRNA preQ1(34) S-adenosylmethionine ribosyltransferase-isomerase QueA, which translates to MKLSEFDFDLPKNLIAKYPKYPRGSSKLLYLNGNSKIYDYEFAGILKLFRKGDLLVLNNSKVIPAYLVGQIHNPLDIVKDIIVYLNKEVDSDKWVVFAKPGKFIEIDRKIIFKNDLVATVFKKLDSGEVILKFNYSGPGLFGKICDIGKMPIPPYFKREPEESDVCDYQTVFAKDFGSVAAPTAGLHFSSEIIEEIKNMGVKIAYIRLDVGAGTFLPVKSESIHNHKMHSERFIISEQTAEVVNQTKREGNRVICVGTTSLRALESSCDDKGLIIQQNGETDIFITPGYKFKIADCLITNFHTPKSTLLMLVSAFSGIYNIKKAYKHAIDNEYRFFSYGDVCWLDKLIKSTIKS; encoded by the coding sequence ATGAAACTTTCTGAATTTGATTTTGATTTACCTAAAAATTTAATTGCAAAGTATCCTAAATACCCAAGAGGTAGTTCTAAATTGCTGTATTTAAATGGCAATTCTAAAATTTACGATTATGAATTTGCTGGTATATTGAAATTATTTAGAAAAGGTGATTTATTAGTTTTAAATAATAGTAAGGTAATTCCGGCATATTTAGTAGGGCAAATTCACAATCCATTAGATATAGTAAAAGACATAATAGTATATTTAAACAAAGAAGTGGACTCTGATAAATGGGTTGTTTTTGCTAAACCTGGAAAGTTCATAGAGATAGATAGAAAAATAATTTTCAAAAACGACTTGGTTGCTACAGTTTTTAAAAAATTAGATTCAGGAGAGGTTATTTTAAAATTTAATTACAGTGGACCTGGTTTGTTTGGTAAAATTTGTGATATTGGTAAAATGCCAATCCCTCCGTATTTTAAAAGAGAACCGGAGGAATCAGATGTTTGTGATTACCAAACTGTATTTGCAAAGGATTTTGGTTCTGTTGCTGCTCCTACTGCCGGCCTCCATTTTAGTTCTGAAATCATAGAGGAGATTAAAAATATGGGTGTAAAAATTGCTTATATTAGATTAGATGTTGGTGCTGGAACATTTTTACCAGTAAAATCTGAGTCTATCCATAATCATAAAATGCATTCTGAGAGATTTATTATTTCTGAGCAAACTGCAGAAGTAGTTAATCAAACTAAAAGAGAAGGAAATAGGGTTATATGCGTTGGAACAACTTCGCTTAGAGCGCTCGAATCATCTTGTGATGATAAGGGGTTAATTATCCAGCAAAACGGTGAGACTGATATATTTATAACGCCTGGATATAAATTTAAAATTGCTGATTGTTTGATTACTAATTTTCATACCCCTAAGTCTACTTTATTAATGCTTGTAAGTGCGTTCTCTGGTATATATAATATCAAGAAAGCCTATAAACATGCCATAGATAATGAGTACAGGTTTTTTTCATATGGTGATGTTTGTTGGCTAGATAAATTAATAAAAAGCACAATCAAAAGTTGA
- the ssb gene encoding single-stranded DNA-binding protein, protein MVVSLNKVTLIGNVGKEPEIRLTQEGKEIVTFPLATTENWKDKNSGERREKTEWHRIVVFIPALVNIIKNYVNKGTRIYIEGSLQTREWNDQTGIKKYTTEIVLQTYNSTVILLGNKNSNNKSSNIHGSDVEDVIDDEDDDQVPY, encoded by the coding sequence ATGGTTGTAAGTTTAAATAAAGTGACTCTTATTGGTAATGTAGGAAAGGAGCCGGAGATAAGATTAACGCAAGAAGGTAAAGAAATAGTAACATTCCCACTTGCAACGACTGAGAATTGGAAAGATAAAAATAGTGGAGAGCGTAGAGAAAAAACAGAATGGCACAGAATAGTTGTGTTTATCCCTGCATTGGTTAATATAATAAAAAATTATGTTAACAAGGGTACTAGGATTTACATTGAAGGATCGCTTCAAACTAGGGAGTGGAATGATCAAACTGGAATAAAGAAATATACAACGGAGATTGTCCTACAAACTTACAATAGCACAGTGATACTTCTTGGTAATAAAAATAGTAATAATAAGTCTTCCAATATACATGGTAGTGATGTTGAAGATGTGATAGATGATGAAGATGATGATCAAGTGCCATATTAA
- a CDS encoding RNA pyrophosphohydrolase encodes MSNLYRIGVGIMMLNTKNQIFVAERKYPKNAWQMPQGGIELNESPKDAVFREAMEEIGTNNFNIIAESGGWLKYDFPSKYTKQWFEGKYIGQKQKWFLLNFLGTDDEININAVGAEFVNWKWIDVSELEKIIVNFKREMYRKVVSEFKSLILTKLNETF; translated from the coding sequence ATGTCCAATTTATATAGAATAGGCGTAGGTATAATGATGCTTAATACTAAAAACCAGATTTTTGTTGCCGAGCGAAAATATCCGAAAAATGCTTGGCAAATGCCACAGGGTGGAATTGAGTTAAATGAATCTCCTAAGGATGCAGTATTTAGAGAAGCTATGGAGGAGATAGGAACAAATAATTTTAATATTATTGCTGAATCTGGCGGTTGGTTAAAATACGATTTTCCGTCAAAATATACAAAACAATGGTTTGAAGGAAAATATATTGGGCAAAAACAAAAATGGTTTTTGCTGAATTTTTTAGGAACTGATGATGAGATAAATATAAATGCTGTCGGTGCAGAGTTTGTGAATTGGAAATGGATTGATGTGAGTGAATTAGAAAAGATTATAGTTAATTTTAAAAGGGAGATGTATAGAAAAGTTGTCAGTGAATTTAAATCCTTAATTTTAACAAAATTAAATGAAACTTTCTGA
- a CDS encoding FtsB family cell division protein, with protein MNKFKKINYKFIIFNFIFLFVVSYFVFHCFIGERGYIKMRYLKKEVIFKKDELAKLDGERKDLENKVNLIYDESIDKDYLDELARRYFGLINEDEICISDNNKIK; from the coding sequence ATGAATAAATTTAAGAAAATAAATTATAAGTTTATAATTTTTAATTTTATTTTTTTATTTGTAGTATCTTATTTTGTATTTCATTGCTTTATTGGTGAAAGAGGATATATCAAAATGAGGTATTTAAAAAAAGAAGTGATTTTTAAGAAAGACGAATTGGCAAAATTAGATGGCGAAAGAAAAGATTTAGAAAATAAAGTTAACTTGATTTATGATGAAAGTATAGACAAGGACTACCTTGATGAACTAGCAAGGAGGTACTTTGGCTTAATTAATGAAGATGAAATATGTATATCGGACAACAACAAAATAAAATAA
- the secG gene encoding preprotein translocase subunit SecG, whose translation MLSFLFGFQIFITILISLVIIFQKSSSDGIVVSNAGGQMPSRSQTSFISKFTIFLILIFMANSLLLAKNSVNKHSDEQSIIKSLESEHAHEDKVAGETNVPKME comes from the coding sequence ATGTTATCTTTCTTGTTTGGTTTCCAAATTTTCATAACTATCTTAATATCATTGGTTATTATATTTCAAAAATCTAGTAGTGATGGTATTGTTGTAAGCAATGCTGGTGGTCAAATGCCTAGCAGATCACAAACTTCATTTATAAGTAAATTTACAATATTTCTTATATTAATCTTTATGGCTAATAGCCTGTTATTGGCAAAAAATTCAGTAAATAAACATAGTGATGAGCAGTCCATTATCAAATCGCTGGAGAGTGAACATGCCCATGAGGATAAAGTTGCAGGCGAGACCAACGTTCCAAAAATGGAGTAA
- the rpmE gene encoding 50S ribosomal protein L31: protein MAKVSNKKEEAIKKEKSVSTKLKGSLHPNYREITVEMTNGTKFITRSTVSTDILKLDIDPTTHPAWTKEANYVNTKATEVSKFNNKFKGLSFGKQAT, encoded by the coding sequence ATGGCAAAAGTATCAAATAAAAAAGAAGAAGCAATAAAAAAGGAAAAATCAGTTTCAACAAAGCTTAAGGGCTCACTTCATCCGAACTATAGAGAGATTACTGTTGAAATGACTAATGGAACTAAATTCATAACGAGGTCAACTGTATCAACAGATATTTTAAAATTAGATATTGACCCAACAACGCACCCTGCCTGGACTAAGGAGGCAAATTATGTAAATACTAAGGCAACTGAAGTATCTAAATTTAACAATAAGTTTAAGGGGCTTAGCTTTGGAAAACAGGCAACGTAA